The proteins below come from a single Tachysurus fulvidraco isolate hzauxx_2018 chromosome 26, HZAU_PFXX_2.0, whole genome shotgun sequence genomic window:
- the LOC113655208 gene encoding tubulin beta-4B chain-like yields the protein MREIVHLQAGQCGNQIGAKFWEVISDEHGIDPTGTYHGDSDMQLERINVYYNEATGGKYVPRAVLVDLEPGTMDSVRSGPFGQVFRPDNFVFGQSGAGNNWAKGHYTEGAELVDSVLDVVRKEAESCDCLQGFQLTHSLGGGTGSGMGTLLISKIREEYPDRIMNTFSVVPSPKVSDTVVEPYNATLSVHQLVENTDETYCIDNEALYDICFRTLKLTTPTYGDLNHLVSATMSGVTTCLRFPGQLNADLRKLAVNMVPFPRLHFFMPGFAPLTSRGSQQYRALTVPELTQQMFDAKNMMAACDPRHGRYLTVAAIFRGRMSMKEVDEQLLNVQNKNSSYFVEWIPNNVKTAVCDIPPRGLKMAATFIGNSTAIQELFKRMSEQFTAMFRRKAFLHWYTGEGMDEMEFTEAESNMNDLVSEYQQYQDATAEEEGELEEEAEEELP from the exons ATGAGAGAGATTGTTCATCTTCAGGCTGGTCAGTGTGGGAATCAAATTGGTGCAAAA TTTTGGGAGGTGATCAGTGATGAGCATGGAATCGACCCAACTGGCACCTACCACGGTGACAGCGATATGCAGCTCGAGCGGATTAACGTGTATTATAACGAAGCCACTG GTGGAAAGTATGTTCCTCGGGCTGTACTCGTGGACTTGGAGCCAGGGACCATGGACTCTGTAAGATCTGGTCCTTTTGGACAAGTTTTCAGACCAGACAACTTCGTCTTTG GTCAGAGTGGGGCTGGAAACAATTGGGCCAAGGGGCATTATACTGAAGGTGCTGAGCTAGTAGACTCCGTGCTGGATGTTGTTCGTAAGGAGGCTGAAAGCTGTGACTGCCTACAGGGCTTTCAGCTCACTCACTCCCTGGGTGGTGGCACCGGATCAGGCATGGGCACGCTTCTTATCAGTAAGATCCGTGAGGAGTATCCTGACCGCATCATGAACACTTTCAGTGTTGTGCCATCTCCTAAAGTCTCTGACACTGTGGTGGAGCCCTACAATGCCACATTGTCTGTACACCAACTGGTGGAGAATACAGATGAGACATATTGCATTGACAACGAAGCACTTTATGACATTTGTTTCCGTACTTTAAAGCTCACAACTCCTACTTATGGTGATCTCAACCATCTTGTGTCTGCCACCATGAGTGGTGTGACCACCTGCCTCCGTTTTCCTGGACAGCTCAACGCTGACCTGCGAAAACTGGCTGTCAATATGGTGCCGTTCCCTCGTCTGCACTTCTTCATGCCTGGTTTTGCCCCACtcaccagcagagggagccagCAGTACCGTGCACTCACTGTGCCCGAATTAACACAGCAGATGTTTGATGCCAAGAATATGATGGCAGCGTGTGACCCACGCCATGGCCGCTATCTGACTGTGGCTGCTATCTTCCGGGGCCGCATGTCCATGAAAGAGGTTGATGAGCAGTTGCTCAATGTGcagaacaaaaacagcagctatTTTGTAGAGTGGATCCCAAACAATGTCAAAACTGCTGTATGCGACATCCCACCAAGAGGGCTTAAAATGGCTGCTACTTTCATTGGCAACAGCACGGCCATCCAGGAGCTGTTCAAACGCATGTCTGAGCAGTTCACAGCCATGTTCAGAAGAAAGGCCTTCCTGCATTGGTACACTGGAGAAGGAATGGATGAGATGGAGTTTACAGAGGCAGAAAGCAACATGAATGACCTGGTGTCTGAGTACCAGCAGTACCAGGATGCCACAGCTGAAGAAGAGGGTGAGCTTGAGGAAGAGGCAGAAGAGGAGTTGCCATAA